The genomic DNA CCGGTTTTACGGTGAGGAGGGTTTTGATGACGTTGAGTTTGTTGAGGAAGAGGTTGAAGGGCGGAACACCCTCAAGGGCGAATATTGAGGCTATCATGAGCCCGGCGCTGAGCTGGTCAGTGTTTATCATTCCCTTCATTTTGCTCAGACTCCTCGTGCCAAAGACATAGAGCAACGCTCCCGTGGTGATGAACGCGGCACCCTTTGCTAAACCGTGGGCCAGAACGTAGTAACCGATGTTCTTCTCAACGCCTGAAACCCCGAGCAGTCCCGCGAGGAGGAGCAGATACAGCCAGCCCATGTTGTCTATCGTCGACCAGGCGAAGAGACTCTTAACGTCGTCCTGGATGCCGTAGCTGAATATCGCCGCGAGCATGCTGAGGACGGCCATTGCTCCGATAAGCCAGATTATCCATCCGGGGACGCTCCAGTTCACTGCCTGGAGGATTTTTATGCTCCCGTAGAGGCCGAGCTCGACCATTGCTCCACTCATCAGGGCCGATACCGGGCTTGGGGCTGCTGGGTGAGCGTCCGGTAACCAGAAGTGGAGCGGGAAGAGACCTGCCTTGGCGGCGAATCCGATGAGGAACAGAGCAACTACCGCTGTGGTGTACGCTCCGCTCAATGGGGCAAAGGCAAAACTCCCGTTTGAAGCATACACGAGCGCAACGCCGAGCATGAGTGGTGAGGTGTCAAAGAGGTGCATCGTTACAAAGTACTTCCAGCCGGCCCTCTTGACCTTCTTCTTCGGCCAGTCATAGATTATCAGGAGGTACGAGGCGAGGGTCATTATCTCCCAGAGGAAGAGGAACACCAACCAGTCCCTGACCATTGGTATTAGCAGCATTGAGATGATGAAGACTATCAGCGTTGGATAGTAGGGTATCTTGGGTTTGAACTCGTAGATGTTCATGTACTTAAGCGAGGCTATCAAAGCGGCAAGGCCAAGTATTGCCACGTTGAGGACGAAGAGCACACCGGTTCTGTCAAGTGCCAGGCTGAGCGTTACGTCGAACATCCCTCACCACCCCACCTTGACGACAAAGGGATACGCTATGAGCGGAGCAACTATGCCGAGTATCAGCAGGGCCACCATTGCGGCCTTCATCGCCGGTGTTATCTCGACCTTCTCGGTGCCCTCGCTGAACACCATGTCGTGGATGCTCCTCAGCGCGACCATGAGGAAGACCGCTGAGTCAAGCAGGAGGAGCACGAACATTGCCAAGAGGAGCGGGCTCTTCTCTATCCCTGAAGCGTTGCTCAGGATTGCCATCTTACCGAAGAAGACCGCGAAGGGCGGAACTCCCGCCAAGCCGAGCAGGGAGAACGTCCAGGAGTAGCCCACCACCGGGGACTTTATGAGGCCTCTTATTTTGTCCATGCTGAGGGTTC from Thermococcus sp. includes the following:
- a CDS encoding proton-conducting transporter membrane subunit translates to MFDVTLSLALDRTGVLFVLNVAILGLAALIASLKYMNIYEFKPKIPYYPTLIVFIISMLLIPMVRDWLVFLFLWEIMTLASYLLIIYDWPKKKVKRAGWKYFVTMHLFDTSPLMLGVALVYASNGSFAFAPLSGAYTTAVVALFLIGFAAKAGLFPLHFWLPDAHPAAPSPVSALMSGAMVELGLYGSIKILQAVNWSVPGWIIWLIGAMAVLSMLAAIFSYGIQDDVKSLFAWSTIDNMGWLYLLLLAGLLGVSGVEKNIGYYVLAHGLAKGAAFITTGALLYVFGTRSLSKMKGMINTDQLSAGLMIASIFALEGVPPFNLFLNKLNVIKTLLTVKP